One Neovison vison isolate M4711 chromosome 2, ASM_NN_V1, whole genome shotgun sequence genomic window carries:
- the WASF2 gene encoding wiskott-Aldrich syndrome protein family member 2, which translates to MPLVTRNIEPRHLCRQTLPSVRSELECVTNITLANVIRQLGSLSKYAEDIVGELFTQANTFASRVSSLAERVDRLQVKVTQLDPKEEEVSLQGINTRKAFRSSTIQDQKLFDRNSLPVPVLETYNTCDTPPPLNNLTPYRDDGKEALKFYTDPSYFFDLWKEKMLQDTKDIMKEKRKHRKEKKDNPNRGNVNPRKIKTRKEEWEKMKMGQEFVESKEKLGPSGYPPTLVYQNGSIGSVENVDANSYPPPPLSDSTSPPSPSFSEDSLPPPPAEFSCPADSNQRGPGLAGPKRSSVVSPSHPPPAPPLGSPPGSKPGFAPPPAPPPPPPMMGVPPPPPPGGFGPPGTPPPPSPSSFPPHPDFAAPPPPPPPPTADYPTLPPPPLPQPGGGAPPPPPPPPPPGPPPFPSSGAENPSVAPPPLSDATKPKSSLPPVSDARSDLLSAIRQGFQLRRVEEQQEQEKRDVVGNDVATILSRRIAVEYSDSEDDSSEFDEDDWSD; encoded by the exons ATGCCGTTAGTAACGAGGAACATCGAGCCAAGGCACCTGTGCCGTCAGACGTTGCCTAGCGTTAGAAGCGAGCTGGAATGCGTGACCAACATCACCCTGGCAAATGTCATCCGACAGCTGGGCAGCCTGA GTAAATATGCAGAGGACATTGTTGGAGAGCTCTTTACTCAGGCAAATACCTTTGCCTCTCGGGTAAGTTCCCTTGCTGAGAGGGTCGACCGCCTACAAGTTAAAGTCACTCAGCTGGATCCCAAGGAAGAAGAAG TGTCACTGCAAGGAATCAACACCCGGAAGGCCTTCAGAAGCTCTACTATTCAAGACCAGAAGCTTTTTGACAGAAACTCTCTCCCAGTACCTGTCTTGGAAACATATAACACCTGTGATACTCCTCCACCTCTAAATAATCTGACCCCTTACAG GGACGATGGGAAAGAGGCACTCAAATTCTACACAGACCCTTCGTACTTCTTTGATCTTTGGAAGGAGAAGATGCTGCAGGACACCAAGGATAtcatgaaagagaagagaaagcataGG aaagaaaagaaagataatccAAATAGAGGGAATGTAAATCCACGTAAAATCAAGACACggaaggaagagtgggagaagatGAAGATGGGACAGGAGtttgtggaatctaaagaaaagCTGGGGCCTTCTGG GTATCCACCCACCTTGGTGTACCAGAATGGCAGTATTGGCTCTGTTGAAAATGTGGACGCAAACAGCTACCCACCACCACCGCTGTCAGACTCCACTTCTccaccttctccttccttctctgaggaCAGCTTGCCTCCCCCACCAGCAGAATTCAG CTGCCCAGCAGACAGCAACCAAAGAGGGCCTGGCTTAGCTGGACCCAAAAGATCCAGCGTGGTCAGCCCAAGCCACCCACCACCAGCTCCTCCGCTGGGCTCTCCACCTGGCTCCAAACCCGGGTTTGCTCCACCGCCTGCCCCTCCGCCGCCTCCTCCAATGATGGGCGTTCCACCCCCGCCACCGCCTGGAGGATTTGGGCCTCCAGGGACCCCACCACCACCTTCACCCTCATCTTTCCCACCTCACCCCGATTTTGCTGCCCCTCCGCCTCCTCCCCCACCGCCCACAGCTGACTACCCAACTCTGCCACCACCTCCCTTGCCCCAACCAGGAGGAGgtgcacctccccctcccccccctcctcctcctccggggccccctcctttcccttccagtGGTGCAGAAAACCCGTCTGTTGCACCACCACCGCTTTCTGATGCCACCAAGCCCAAGTCGTCCTTGCCTCCTGTGAGTGATGCCCGCAGCGACTTACTTTCAGCCATACGTCAAG gcttccagctgcGCAGGGTTGAGGAGCAGCAGGAACAAGAGAAGCGTGATGTTGTGGGCAACGATGTAGCCACCATCTTGTCCCGTCGAATTGCCGTGGAGTATAGCGATTCGGAAGATGATTCCTCTGAGTTTGATGAGGATGACTGGTCGGATTAA